A genomic window from Sulfurospirillum diekertiae includes:
- the uvrC gene encoding excinuclease ABC subunit UvrC, translating into MMLAQKLKNAPHNAGIYQYFNAQGMLLYVGKAKSIKNRVKSYFRFSGELSAAPNLSPRIAKMISEVENVEYIVVQSEHDALILENSLIKQLKPKYNILLRDDKTYPYIAINLAEPFPRFEITRKIVNDKHMKYFGPLSGSAKALLDALYLAFPLVQKKGCLKGKKACLFHQIHRCLAPCEQKIDTKVYTKIVQEALEALSDQKKLVTLLHVKMEEASMKLNFEEAAKLRDIINSIKDALHVTHVELSKLEDYDVFAVEIMEKTAVIMRLFIRGGKIVSTSHTLMHNAYGFEKEELYQRALFEFYNPMNQTFAKQILIAESFNEHEDMSQFLSEKFGRKITISVPQRGEKLHLISMAQENAKTILIQHSTKNNNSLTEQMQVLFDFTALPKRIEIFDNSHLGGKSPVGGMVVWDEGFDKASYRRYELHHSDEYAQMREMLERRINDFSKESAPDLWVLDGGETILKLAKSLLLQKGVQVDLLAIAKEKRDAKANRAKGSAHDLLYNQNQSFELPPSDKRLQFIQRLRDEAHRFAITYHQKKKRGRDMSLELQTIEGVGAATIKKLLLYFGTFEAIYNASQEELEVTVGKKLGANLFQGLKK; encoded by the coding sequence ATCATGCTAGCCCAAAAACTTAAAAACGCTCCGCACAATGCGGGAATTTACCAATATTTTAACGCGCAAGGCATGCTATTATATGTGGGCAAGGCCAAAAGCATTAAAAATCGTGTGAAGAGCTATTTTCGCTTTTCGGGTGAACTGAGTGCTGCGCCTAATCTCTCACCGCGCATCGCCAAGATGATTAGTGAAGTCGAAAATGTCGAATACATCGTCGTGCAAAGCGAACACGACGCACTCATTTTGGAAAACTCGCTGATCAAACAGCTCAAACCCAAGTACAACATTTTATTGCGCGACGATAAAACCTACCCGTACATCGCCATCAATCTTGCTGAGCCGTTCCCCCGTTTTGAGATCACACGTAAAATTGTCAACGATAAGCATATGAAGTATTTTGGTCCCCTTTCAGGTTCAGCCAAGGCACTTTTAGATGCGCTTTATTTAGCTTTTCCACTGGTGCAAAAGAAGGGCTGTTTGAAAGGCAAAAAAGCCTGTTTGTTTCACCAGATTCACCGCTGTTTAGCACCGTGTGAACAAAAGATAGACACCAAAGTGTACACCAAAATTGTCCAAGAAGCCTTGGAAGCTTTAAGCGATCAAAAAAAGCTCGTTACCCTTTTACATGTAAAGATGGAAGAGGCTTCGATGAAGCTCAATTTTGAAGAGGCGGCGAAGCTTCGTGACATCATCAATTCCATTAAAGACGCTTTACATGTAACGCATGTAGAACTCTCAAAACTGGAAGATTACGATGTTTTTGCCGTTGAGATCATGGAAAAAACAGCAGTCATTATGCGTCTGTTTATTCGTGGTGGCAAAATCGTCTCGACATCGCACACACTCATGCACAATGCGTACGGTTTTGAAAAAGAGGAGCTGTATCAACGCGCACTCTTTGAGTTTTATAACCCGATGAATCAAACCTTTGCCAAGCAAATTCTCATCGCAGAATCCTTTAACGAACACGAAGATATGAGTCAATTTTTAAGTGAAAAATTTGGGCGAAAGATCACCATTAGCGTCCCACAACGCGGTGAAAAACTGCATTTAATCTCTATGGCGCAAGAGAATGCCAAAACAATTTTAATTCAACACAGCACCAAAAACAATAATTCTCTCACAGAACAGATGCAAGTGCTATTTGATTTTACAGCCCTTCCCAAACGCATTGAAATTTTTGACAACTCCCATCTTGGAGGCAAATCCCCCGTCGGAGGCATGGTCGTTTGGGATGAAGGGTTTGACAAGGCTAGTTACCGCCGTTACGAACTTCACCACAGCGATGAGTATGCACAAATGCGAGAAATGTTAGAGCGTCGTATTAATGATTTTTCCAAAGAATCTGCTCCCGATCTTTGGGTACTCGATGGAGGTGAAACCATTTTAAAACTGGCGAAAAGTCTGCTCTTGCAAAAAGGGGTACAGGTCGATTTACTTGCGATCGCCAAAGAAAAACGCGATGCCAAAGCAAACCGTGCCAAAGGAAGTGCGCACGATCTTCTTTACAACCAAAACCAGTCATTTGAACTGCCTCCTAGCGATAAGCGCTTACAGTTTATCCAACGTCTTCGAGATGAAGCACACCGCTTTGCTATCACTTATCATCAAAAGAAAAAACGAGGGCGTGATATGAGTTTAGAACTTCAAACCATTGAAGGCGTAGGTGCCGCAACGATTAAGAAATTACTCCTCTACTTTGGAACCTTTGAAGCCATCTATAATGCGAGTCAAGAAGAACTAGAGGTCACCGTAGGTAAGAAGCTTGGCGCTAATCTATTTCAGGGCTTAAAAAAGTAG
- the nadB gene encoding L-aspartate oxidase: protein MKTSYDVLIIGTGIAGLSTALALPRSLSVLIVSKDYAWECNTFYAQGGVAVAKDTADIPLHVKDTLGAGAGHCDPEAVNVLCSEGPIAIKRLINMGFHFDKDEDGNLLYTKEAAHSTNRILHAGGDATGRYIHLFLMQQLPFPILYNTQVTDLLIDEGVCYGARVFHADKIFNLYAKKVIIASGGVGSLYEYHTNARTISADMQGICLSHGIALADMEMMQFHPTAFVLGNSVRKQLLSESLRGEGAMVVDEDGRRFVFDYDPRGELAPRDVVSRAIFRYKQKTGKEVYLDLSAFTKEHFAQRFPSIYFNMTNIGYNVPEQRIPISPAFHYSMGGIKTDLRGNVLHVKDLYAVGECANTGVHGANRLASNSLLEGLVFSARVAEEIKQSIFEPKVQRTFSEVEEVLIHENDKVLKNELRHLMWYYAGILREPKNLEKAKKRVEEMLALSIGKLLRLRLLVSLEIITSALNRKESLGAHYLQQGNDLCES from the coding sequence ATGAAAACGTCGTATGATGTTTTAATTATTGGTACAGGCATTGCGGGTTTAAGTACGGCACTTGCACTACCACGCTCACTGAGTGTGCTTATTGTCTCTAAAGATTACGCATGGGAATGCAATACCTTTTACGCACAAGGTGGTGTCGCCGTTGCCAAAGATACGGCTGACATACCTTTACATGTAAAAGATACACTCGGCGCTGGGGCAGGACATTGTGACCCAGAGGCGGTTAATGTGCTCTGTTCTGAAGGGCCGATTGCGATCAAACGTTTAATCAATATGGGATTTCATTTTGACAAAGATGAAGATGGAAATCTTCTCTACACCAAAGAAGCAGCACACAGCACCAACCGCATTTTACACGCAGGTGGTGACGCCACAGGGCGCTACATTCACCTTTTTTTAATGCAACAACTTCCTTTTCCTATTCTTTATAACACGCAAGTCACTGACCTATTGATTGATGAGGGTGTCTGTTATGGTGCACGTGTTTTTCATGCCGATAAAATTTTTAATCTTTATGCTAAAAAAGTCATTATTGCCAGTGGTGGAGTAGGGTCTCTTTACGAGTATCACACCAATGCGCGAACGATTAGTGCCGATATGCAAGGCATTTGTTTGAGTCATGGCATTGCACTTGCAGATATGGAAATGATGCAGTTTCACCCTACCGCTTTTGTGCTTGGCAACAGCGTTCGTAAACAGCTTTTAAGCGAGTCGCTCAGAGGCGAGGGCGCCATGGTGGTGGATGAAGATGGGAGACGGTTTGTGTTTGATTATGATCCACGAGGCGAACTTGCACCCCGCGATGTGGTGAGTCGTGCCATTTTTCGCTATAAACAAAAAACGGGTAAAGAGGTCTATTTAGACTTAAGTGCCTTTACCAAAGAGCATTTTGCACAGCGTTTTCCGAGTATCTATTTTAATATGACCAATATTGGCTACAACGTACCTGAACAGCGAATTCCTATCTCTCCAGCCTTTCACTACTCCATGGGTGGCATTAAAACGGATTTGCGAGGAAACGTTTTACATGTAAAAGATCTTTATGCCGTTGGCGAGTGCGCAAATACCGGTGTGCATGGAGCAAACAGACTTGCAAGTAACTCATTGCTTGAAGGATTAGTGTTCTCCGCTCGTGTGGCAGAGGAGATCAAACAGAGTATCTTCGAACCAAAGGTACAGCGTACGTTTAGCGAAGTTGAAGAAGTGCTGATACACGAAAATGACAAGGTGCTTAAAAATGAGTTACGCCATTTGATGTGGTATTATGCAGGCATCCTGCGAGAACCAAAAAATTTGGAAAAAGCAAAAAAGAGAGTGGAAGAGATGTTAGCATTATCCATTGGAAAACTGCTGAGACTTCGACTTTTAGTGTCACTTGAAATTATTACCAGTGCGCTTAATCGAAAAGAATCACTGGGTGCACACTATTTACAACAAGGGAATGACCTATGCGAATCTTAG
- the nhaD gene encoding sodium:proton antiporter NhaD, which translates to MRILVALFVLVNTIWASSGQNLTNTWVGIVSLILFVVGYYVVAAEEKFHINKSKPALFMGTFIFILIGIYFAVNGMDNTPLTHELDALILEIAEIFFFLMVAMTYIETMIERRVFDALKYNLVSKGYSYKKLFWLTGSLAFFISPVADNLTTALILSTVLITIEKEDKLFLVPGAINIVVGANAGGAWSPFGDITTLMTWMAGKATFVEFFGLFLAAFLGWLLTGWLLSLSVPKTKPHFDASVEQRVVILKGGKVVIALGVITIICAVLCQQLFHIPPMWGMVFGLSLLKLYTYQLKRRSNEFISIFQSISKIEYDTLFFFFGILAAVGGLHFLGFLDLAAKLYDSAGATTVNIGVGFLSAIVDNVPVMSAVLKANPTMNDDQWLLVTMTAGIGGSLISFGSAAGVGVMGKLRGIYTFGTHMKYAWTVFAGYVLSLVIWYIQFEIIGIF; encoded by the coding sequence ATGCGAATCTTAGTAGCGCTATTTGTTTTAGTTAATACCATTTGGGCGTCAAGTGGTCAAAATCTTACTAATACTTGGGTTGGAATCGTCTCATTAATCCTCTTCGTTGTGGGGTATTATGTCGTAGCCGCTGAGGAAAAATTTCATATCAATAAATCAAAACCTGCTTTGTTTATGGGAACATTCATTTTTATTCTCATTGGTATTTATTTTGCCGTAAATGGGATGGATAATACACCTTTAACGCATGAACTTGATGCTCTTATTTTAGAGATCGCAGAGATCTTTTTCTTCTTAATGGTAGCAATGACCTACATTGAAACGATGATTGAACGACGTGTTTTTGATGCGCTGAAATATAATTTAGTTTCAAAAGGCTATTCGTATAAAAAACTATTTTGGTTAACAGGAAGCTTAGCGTTTTTTATTAGTCCTGTTGCAGATAACCTCACTACGGCCTTAATTCTCTCCACAGTTCTGATCACAATCGAAAAAGAGGATAAACTCTTTTTAGTCCCAGGTGCGATTAACATTGTTGTAGGTGCCAATGCTGGTGGCGCTTGGAGCCCTTTTGGTGACATCACTACGTTAATGACATGGATGGCAGGTAAAGCTACGTTTGTTGAATTTTTTGGACTTTTCCTTGCCGCCTTTTTAGGGTGGTTGCTCACGGGTTGGTTACTCTCCTTATCTGTTCCCAAGACAAAGCCCCATTTTGACGCCAGTGTTGAACAAAGGGTTGTGATCTTAAAAGGTGGAAAAGTGGTGATTGCTTTAGGTGTTATTACCATTATCTGTGCCGTTTTATGTCAACAACTTTTCCATATACCACCGATGTGGGGTATGGTTTTTGGACTCTCTTTACTTAAGCTCTACACCTATCAGCTTAAACGTAGAAGCAATGAATTTATCAGTATTTTTCAATCCATCAGTAAAATTGAATACGATACACTGTTCTTTTTCTTTGGTATTTTAGCTGCGGTTGGAGGGCTTCATTTTTTAGGTTTCTTAGATTTAGCTGCAAAATTGTATGATAGTGCAGGTGCAACCACGGTTAACATTGGCGTAGGCTTTTTATCGGCTATCGTCGATAATGTCCCGGTGATGAGTGCCGTGTTAAAAGCCAATCCTACGATGAACGACGATCAATGGTTATTGGTAACAATGACCGCAGGTATTGGTGGGAGTTTGATTAGCTTTGGTTCTGCTGCAGGCGTGGGTGTTATGGGAAAACTTAGAGGTATTTATACCTTTGGAACGCATATGAAATACGCATGGACCGTGTTTGCTGGCTATGTTCTCTCGCTGGTGATTTGGTATATTCAGTTTGAAATTATTGGCATATTTTAA
- the guaA gene encoding glutamine-hydrolyzing GMP synthase codes for MKEVPILVLDFGSQYTQLIARKLRESGVYCEIVPYNEKIEDIQKRNPKGIILSGGPASVYAKDSYHPDPAVYALGLPLLGICYGMQLLTQHFGGSVIPATHQEYGKAKLQFESDHKIFKDTPCGQIVWMSHGDKVEALPVGFEKIGYSENSPYAAIADEKRNMYAFQFHPEVFHSEQGSKLLKNFAKYICGCESTWNMGSFAKEQIAKIREKVGSKKVLCGVSGGVDSSVVATLLAEAIGDQLVSVFVDNGLLRAHEREQVETMFKSRNVPLITIDASEKFLSRLAGVSDPEKKRKIIGETFIEVFDEEAKKHDGIHFLAQGTLYTDVIESVSVKGPSKTIKSHHNVGGLPDWMTFELIEPLREIFKDEVRILGAELGLPKDMLSRHPFPGPGLAIRIMGEVTKEDLKLLRAADVIMLQELRSSGYYDKTWQAFTVLLNVKSVGVMGDNRTYDNTICVRIVDATDGMTATFAHIPHTILENISRRIINEVAGINRVVYDISSKPPATIEWE; via the coding sequence ATGAAAGAAGTCCCCATCTTAGTCTTAGATTTTGGTTCACAATACACTCAGTTGATTGCACGTAAGCTCCGTGAGAGCGGTGTTTACTGTGAGATCGTGCCTTACAATGAGAAGATTGAAGATATTCAAAAACGTAACCCAAAAGGTATTATTTTAAGTGGTGGTCCTGCGTCTGTATATGCGAAAGACTCGTATCATCCTGATCCTGCTGTTTACGCACTTGGTTTGCCTCTTCTTGGTATTTGTTATGGAATGCAACTTTTAACGCAACATTTTGGTGGAAGTGTTATTCCTGCGACGCATCAAGAGTATGGTAAGGCAAAACTGCAATTTGAGAGTGACCATAAAATTTTTAAAGACACACCATGTGGACAAATTGTTTGGATGAGCCATGGCGATAAAGTGGAAGCATTACCAGTGGGATTTGAGAAAATTGGGTACAGCGAAAACTCACCGTATGCGGCTATTGCCGATGAAAAACGCAATATGTATGCCTTTCAATTTCACCCAGAAGTTTTTCATTCAGAACAAGGTAGTAAGCTTTTAAAGAACTTTGCAAAATACATTTGTGGCTGCGAAAGTACTTGGAATATGGGCTCATTTGCGAAAGAGCAAATTGCGAAGATTCGTGAAAAGGTTGGTTCTAAAAAAGTCTTATGCGGTGTCAGTGGTGGCGTTGATAGCTCTGTGGTGGCAACCCTTTTAGCTGAAGCGATTGGCGATCAACTTGTTTCCGTGTTCGTGGACAATGGACTGCTGCGAGCACACGAACGTGAACAAGTTGAAACGATGTTTAAAAGTCGCAATGTTCCCCTCATTACGATTGATGCAAGTGAGAAATTTTTAAGCAGACTTGCGGGTGTGAGTGATCCTGAAAAAAAACGTAAAATCATCGGCGAAACCTTTATCGAAGTGTTTGATGAAGAGGCGAAAAAACATGATGGAATTCATTTTTTAGCTCAAGGTACGCTTTATACCGATGTGATTGAATCTGTATCGGTCAAAGGCCCTTCCAAAACGATCAAATCACATCATAATGTTGGTGGTTTGCCTGATTGGATGACGTTTGAACTGATTGAGCCTCTTCGTGAAATCTTTAAAGATGAGGTACGTATTTTAGGAGCAGAATTAGGGCTTCCAAAAGATATGCTTTCTCGCCATCCTTTCCCAGGACCGGGTTTAGCTATTCGCATCATGGGGGAAGTTACGAAAGAGGATTTAAAGCTTTTACGCGCAGCCGATGTCATTATGCTTCAAGAGCTTCGTTCATCTGGATACTATGACAAAACGTGGCAAGCCTTTACGGTTCTTTTAAATGTGAAAAGTGTTGGCGTCATGGGTGATAATCGAACGTATGATAATACCATCTGTGTCCGAATTGTGGATGCAACAGACGGTATGACCGCAACCTTCGCACACATCCCACATACGATTTTGGAAAATATCAGCCGACGTATTATCAATGAAGTGGCTGGCATTAACCGCGTGGTGTATGACATCTCCTCAAAACCACCTGCAACGATTGAATGGGAATAA
- a CDS encoding uroporphyrinogen-III synthase: MIYLFSDKAYEGVVHLPLFEIVFDPTPLDLEGFDAIIFTSKNSVKALDRNGRAWKDKKAYAIGEGTASFIKKCGGNLVFTCKESYGDAFAQILTPLLTNQKVFFPRAKEVSSSLFEILHVNHIDIEQRIVYETKCKYYPSSFTPLKESKLIFTSPSTVHCFMKNFDWDESYTAIAIGEKTASALPSHVKKIVSSSQSIEACVALAKAL; this comes from the coding sequence ATGATCTACCTCTTCAGCGATAAAGCGTATGAAGGGGTAGTGCATCTCCCACTTTTTGAGATTGTGTTTGATCCAACGCCTCTTGATTTGGAAGGATTTGATGCCATCATTTTTACCTCAAAAAATAGTGTTAAAGCGCTCGATCGAAATGGCAGAGCATGGAAAGATAAAAAAGCCTATGCCATCGGCGAAGGAACAGCTTCGTTTATAAAGAAGTGTGGCGGCAATTTAGTCTTTACATGTAAAGAGTCGTATGGCGACGCATTTGCCCAAATACTCACTCCTCTTTTAACCAATCAAAAGGTCTTCTTTCCCCGCGCGAAAGAGGTTTCCTCTTCACTGTTTGAAATTTTACATGTAAACCATATTGACATAGAACAACGCATTGTGTATGAGACAAAATGTAAGTATTATCCTTCTTCTTTTACCCCTTTAAAAGAATCTAAACTTATTTTTACTTCACCCTCTACGGTACACTGCTTTATGAAAAATTTTGACTGGGATGAGAGTTATACCGCCATTGCTATTGGTGAAAAAACAGCTTCCGCTCTGCCTTCACATGTTAAAAAGATTGTCTCTTCCTCTCAAAGTATTGAGGCGTGCGTCGCCTTGGCAAAAGCTCTTTAG
- the purD gene encoding phosphoribosylamine--glycine ligase — MKVMVVGSGGREYSIGLALKRDPNVTELFFAPGNGATPQLGSNVTCKDYEALANFAKENGIDLTVVGPETALVDGIVDIFKAKGLVIFGASKAAARLEGSKIFMKNFLSRYNIPTAKFIETSDAKKANDFIETLDLPIVVKADGLCAGKGVIIAQSKDEAKEAVSDMLSGKSFGDAGLGVVVEEFLDGYELSLFVICDGVDYKILPAAQDHKRLKDNDIGPNTGGMGAYAPTPLIDEVLYKKVEERVVKPTLAGMQKENAPFEGVLFIGLMIVKNEPIVLEYNVRFGDPECEILMPLLKTPASELFYKAATGNLKNLNIEFFNKYAIAVVMASENYPYGNSKPAEIIIDKNVHKDLENTHISYAGVSLEDGKLYATGGRVLLCVGVGDSIKTARDSAYLLCGQVHFAGKQFRSDIAYQALKHDK; from the coding sequence ATGAAGGTAATGGTTGTTGGTAGTGGTGGCAGAGAATATTCTATAGGTTTAGCACTGAAACGTGATCCAAACGTAACTGAACTTTTTTTCGCACCGGGCAATGGTGCAACGCCACAACTTGGAAGCAATGTTACCTGTAAAGATTATGAAGCATTAGCCAATTTTGCTAAAGAAAATGGCATCGATCTGACCGTTGTCGGACCAGAAACCGCTTTGGTGGATGGTATTGTCGATATTTTCAAAGCCAAAGGTTTAGTCATTTTTGGTGCATCCAAAGCAGCAGCTCGTTTAGAGGGCTCGAAAATCTTTATGAAAAACTTCCTTTCTCGCTATAACATTCCAACCGCAAAATTTATCGAAACGAGTGATGCTAAAAAAGCCAATGATTTTATCGAAACCCTTGATCTCCCTATCGTTGTAAAAGCCGATGGTTTGTGTGCCGGTAAAGGTGTCATCATCGCGCAAAGCAAAGACGAAGCGAAAGAGGCTGTGAGTGATATGCTCAGCGGTAAAAGTTTTGGTGATGCAGGGCTTGGCGTCGTTGTCGAAGAATTTTTGGATGGGTATGAGCTCTCCTTATTTGTTATTTGTGATGGTGTGGATTATAAAATTCTTCCCGCAGCACAAGATCACAAACGTTTGAAAGATAATGATATTGGACCTAATACGGGTGGAATGGGTGCATATGCACCAACCCCATTAATTGATGAAGTGCTATATAAAAAAGTCGAAGAGCGTGTGGTTAAGCCGACGCTTGCAGGTATGCAAAAAGAGAATGCTCCCTTTGAGGGTGTGTTGTTTATTGGCTTGATGATCGTCAAAAATGAGCCGATTGTTTTGGAATACAACGTTCGTTTTGGCGATCCAGAGTGCGAGATTTTAATGCCACTGTTAAAAACACCTGCGAGCGAGCTTTTTTATAAAGCGGCAACAGGCAACCTTAAAAATTTAAACATAGAATTTTTTAATAAATATGCTATTGCAGTCGTGATGGCAAGTGAAAATTATCCTTATGGCAATTCAAAGCCAGCAGAAATTATTATTGATAAAAATGTTCATAAAGATCTCGAAAATACGCACATCTCTTACGCAGGCGTCAGCCTTGAAGATGGTAAGCTTTATGCAACAGGCGGACGTGTCCTTTTATGCGTGGGTGTAGGTGATAGCATCAAAACGGCACGTGATAGTGCCTACCTGCTTTGTGGACAAGTCCATTTTGCTGGAAAACAATTTAGAAGCGATATTGCATATCAGGCACTCAAGCATGACAAATGA
- a CDS encoding RDD family protein — protein MTNEELIEKFESENITLAPLQKRGLAYLIDEILISVLFSLIYLDQMPENVTTEELLNTINSLFIYVVVLKVIYQTFFVWMYGATLGKIAMKIRVISTADLENPSLVLSLSRAVFRIISESIFYLGFIWAYLNPKRETWHDRVANTLVINAN, from the coding sequence ATGACAAATGAAGAGTTGATTGAAAAGTTTGAAAGCGAAAATATTACATTAGCGCCACTACAAAAGCGTGGACTAGCGTATTTGATTGACGAAATCTTAATTTCCGTTCTTTTTTCATTGATTTATCTTGATCAAATGCCTGAAAATGTGACGACAGAAGAGCTTCTAAATACTATTAACAGTCTGTTTATCTATGTTGTCGTATTAAAAGTGATTTATCAAACTTTTTTTGTATGGATGTATGGAGCAACGTTAGGAAAGATTGCGATGAAAATCAGAGTGATTTCAACAGCTGATTTAGAAAATCCATCTTTAGTCCTTTCGTTAAGTCGAGCAGTGTTTAGAATTATTAGTGAGTCCATATTTTATTTAGGCTTTATATGGGCGTATTTAAATCCAAAAAGAGAGACATGGCATGATAGAGTCGCCAACACGTTGGTTATCAATGCGAATTAG
- a CDS encoding LPS-assembly protein LptD → MLPEVGIPRLILIPTKAFQTLSSFFDESSDVWIKCENAILNPDTYITQKSIVSSCNTQDPDWKIAFTSGEFDKENKWLHLYNPVFYAGDIPVLYLPYFSFTTDKTRRTGLLKPEFGMSSQEGFYYMQPIYFAPDVNYDVELRPQVRTNRGEGMHGTYRFVDSAYSNGSITTGYFKEHSSYAKDENLKNDSHYGLQMTYDRSQLLSEKYNTIEDGLWFDINYLNDIDYFNTMRNDTLSYDKLATSRFNYYIKHNEDYFGFYAKYYIDTSLVTNDTTLQELPTLHYHHFSNPLLFDNLLYSVDYQAHNYTRSEGITAFQNEFNAPFTLYFSFLEDYLHASVSENIYATHIAYGNDDTQENEGKYWRNYHKFSLYTELSKPYDNFYHTMYLNLDQILPSKEDENGYVANFIALNTLTKSTSLTLKEFFYNEDGEKKVSHSLKQIYYSDYDYKYGDLENDLKYYVTDKIYLGHNLHYSHEFSKVSRNQVSINYADDIYSTSLRYTYQDKTYRENTIYKVSQDISSNKDYSFVTLYADSKYFTHYNIFSSVDYDVQDDQFRSWNIGFKKSLKCWDYSIQYRDKITPKLTSASVDSVNREGIMFMFNIYPLGSVGYDLSRESEQKF, encoded by the coding sequence ATGCTTCCAGAAGTGGGCATACCAAGATTAATCTTAATACCGACAAAGGCGTTTCAGACCCTCTCTTCTTTTTTTGATGAGAGTTCCGATGTATGGATAAAATGTGAAAATGCCATTTTAAATCCTGATACCTACATTACTCAAAAATCCATTGTTTCGAGCTGCAATACTCAAGACCCTGATTGGAAAATAGCATTTACGTCAGGAGAATTCGATAAAGAAAACAAATGGTTACATCTTTATAATCCTGTCTTTTATGCAGGTGATATTCCCGTTTTGTACCTCCCTTATTTTTCATTTACGACGGACAAAACTAGGCGTACAGGACTTTTAAAGCCTGAATTTGGGATGAGTAGCCAAGAGGGTTTTTATTACATGCAGCCTATCTATTTTGCTCCTGATGTGAACTACGATGTAGAGCTTCGCCCGCAGGTACGAACAAATAGAGGTGAAGGAATGCACGGAACCTACCGTTTTGTAGACTCTGCCTATTCTAATGGTTCTATTACAACAGGGTACTTTAAGGAACACAGTAGCTATGCCAAGGATGAAAACCTAAAAAATGATAGCCATTATGGTTTACAAATGACATATGATCGTAGTCAGCTTTTAAGTGAAAAATATAATACTATTGAAGATGGCTTATGGTTTGATATCAATTATCTTAACGATATAGATTATTTTAATACGATGAGAAATGATACGTTGAGCTATGATAAATTAGCAACTTCGCGTTTCAATTATTATATTAAGCACAATGAGGACTATTTTGGGTTTTATGCTAAATATTATATTGATACTTCACTAGTAACCAATGATACAACATTGCAAGAATTACCAACATTACATTATCACCATTTTTCAAATCCACTTTTATTTGATAATTTACTCTATTCTGTTGATTATCAAGCCCACAACTATACACGTTCAGAGGGCATAACGGCATTTCAAAATGAGTTTAATGCTCCATTTACCTTATATTTTTCATTTTTAGAAGATTATTTACATGCAAGCGTTTCAGAAAATATTTATGCAACGCATATTGCTTATGGAAACGATGATACACAAGAAAATGAGGGAAAATATTGGAGAAATTATCATAAATTTTCACTCTATACAGAACTTTCAAAACCGTACGATAATTTTTATCATACAATGTATCTTAATCTTGATCAAATTCTTCCTAGTAAAGAGGATGAAAATGGTTATGTAGCTAATTTTATTGCTTTAAATACATTGACTAAAAGTACCTCTTTAACACTCAAAGAATTTTTTTATAATGAAGATGGTGAAAAGAAAGTAAGTCACTCATTAAAACAGATTTACTACAGTGACTACGATTATAAGTATGGTGATTTGGAAAATGATCTCAAATACTATGTAACCGATAAAATTTATTTAGGGCATAATTTACATTATTCCCATGAATTTAGTAAAGTGTCTCGTAATCAAGTTTCTATTAATTATGCCGATGATATTTATTCGACATCATTACGCTATACCTACCAAGATAAAACATATCGAGAAAATACAATTTATAAAGTGAGCCAAGATATTTCATCTAATAAAGATTATAGCTTTGTGACTCTATATGCTGACAGTAAATATTTCACACATTATAATATTTTCTCAAGTGTTGATTATGATGTACAAGATGATCAATTTAGATCATGGAATATTGGGTTTAAAAAGAGTTTGAAGTGCTGGGATTATTCTATACAATATAGAGATAAAATAACGCCTAAATTAACGAGTGCAAGTGTTGACTCAGTGAATAGAGAAGGTATTATGTTTATGTTTAATATCTATCCACTTGGTAGCGTAGGATATGATCTTTCGAGAGAGTCCGAACAAAAATTTTAA